A genome region from Solirubrobacter pauli includes the following:
- a CDS encoding ArsR/SmtB family transcription factor, with the protein MPSTSSQNGRPAGETSEARIAKALAHPLRAQILQRLGERVSSPGDLAEELGAPLGVVSYHVRMLRDYNCVELVRTEPVRGALQHFYKATARPTLEDATWRTLPSQLRGELSNGTLTALVDDLAAAADADKLTDPEVVLTRTPVELDEKAWKKLNKLLAKTHEQALAIAAESAERGTDGVFQTELALLHFKRA; encoded by the coding sequence ATGCCCAGCACTTCGTCACAGAACGGCCGGCCCGCGGGGGAAACCTCCGAGGCCCGCATCGCCAAAGCCCTCGCGCATCCGCTCCGCGCGCAGATCCTCCAGCGTCTCGGCGAGCGTGTCTCCAGCCCTGGAGACCTCGCCGAGGAGCTGGGCGCGCCGCTCGGCGTCGTGAGCTACCACGTCCGCATGCTGCGCGACTACAACTGCGTCGAGCTCGTCCGCACGGAGCCCGTGCGCGGCGCGCTGCAGCACTTCTACAAGGCGACCGCGCGTCCCACCCTCGAGGACGCCACGTGGCGCACGCTGCCCTCGCAGCTGCGCGGCGAGCTCTCGAACGGGACGCTCACGGCGCTCGTGGACGACCTCGCGGCCGCGGCTGACGCCGACAAGCTCACCGACCCCGAGGTGGTGCTCACCCGCACCCCCGTCGAGCTCGACGAGAAGGCGTGGAAGAAGCTGAACAAGCTCCTCGCCAAGACGCACGAGCAGGCGCTGGCCATCGCGGCCGAGAGCGCCGAGCGTGGCACCGACGGCGTGTTCCAGACGGAGCTCGCGCTGCTGCACTTCAAGCGCGCGTAG
- a CDS encoding alpha/beta fold hydrolase codes for MDTFGAKTDPAILLMHGAGDTRHAWDDAFCMQLAAAGRHVARYDLADGPDLDALVRQALDRLDELGRAHLVGLSLGGMVAQKLAIAHPERVASLTLMSTTAGGERPDDWFGDPWRPHLGEITAPTLVIHGADDTMFPLPHAHTLAHEIDGAHLLVLPETGHEHPPRRHWDTVVAAIVAHTA; via the coding sequence ATGGACACCTTCGGAGCCAAGACCGACCCGGCGATCCTGCTGATGCACGGCGCCGGGGACACGCGGCACGCGTGGGACGACGCGTTCTGCATGCAGCTCGCCGCCGCCGGGCGCCACGTCGCCCGCTACGACCTGGCCGACGGCCCGGACCTCGACGCGCTCGTCCGCCAGGCGCTGGACCGCCTCGACGAGCTCGGCCGCGCGCACCTCGTCGGCCTCTCCCTGGGCGGGATGGTCGCCCAGAAGCTGGCGATCGCGCACCCGGAGCGGGTCGCGTCGCTCACGCTGATGTCCACGACGGCCGGCGGCGAGCGCCCCGACGACTGGTTCGGCGATCCCTGGCGACCGCATCTCGGCGAGATCACGGCGCCGACGCTCGTGATCCACGGCGCCGACGACACGATGTTCCCGCTCCCCCACGCGCACACACTCGCCCATGAGATCGACGGCGCGCACCTGCTGGTGCTGCCCGAGACCGGTCACGAGCACCCGCCGCGCCGGCACTGGGACACGGTGGTCGCGGCGATCGTGGCGCACACCGCGTAG